In Paenibacillus protaetiae, the genomic stretch AGTCCGCTCCATCGCCACTAAATCCTTGGACTCCTGCACCACGCAAATGACAGACTGGTCGCGACCTTTGTCCTGGCAAATATGGCAAGGGTCGATATCGGTGATGTTGCAGCATACCGAACAAAAATGAAGATTGCGTTTGACGCTGACGAGCGCCTTCGCAAAGTCGATGACGTCGTCTTCTTTCATCCGCAGCACATAAAAAGCAAGCCGGGCGGCCGTTTTTGGCCCGATACCCGGCAGACGAGTAAAAGAATCAATTAATTTTGCTATTGGTTCTGGGTAAAACAAAAAGCGCAGCCCCTTTCAACCTGGACGGCCGCAGCCGTATTAGAACAAGCCCGGGATTTTCATGCCGCCCGTGTATTTGCTCATATCTTTGTTTGCCAGCTCATCGGCTTTAGTCAAAGCGTCGTTCACTGCCGTCAGGACAAGATCCTGCAGCATTTCTACATCTTCCGGATCGACCGCTTCCGGTTTGATTTCGATGTTGATCAGCTTCTTATGACCGTTCATCGTAACCAGCACTACACCGCCGCCTGCAGTTCCTTCAACTGTTTTTTCACCAAGCTCTTCTTGTGCTTTCAGCATTTGCTCCTGCATTTTTTTCACTTGCTTCATCATTTGGTTCATATTGTTCATTGTTCATTCACCTCTAATTTAGAATTAGTGTTCATCTTTAATGACAACCAGATCTTCGCCAAAAAGCTTTACCGCTTCTTCCACCCAAGGAGGGCGTGAAGCTTCGGATGCGCCTCCCGGATCCTCCGGCTGCAGCTGGAACGGCTCGCCGCTGCCGGACTGGTCTTTAGCAGCGCCAGACGGCGCCGCGTGCCACTCCTTCATTAACGTTGTGGCCAGCTTATACGGCGCACCAAGCACCTCTTGCATTACCCGCTCGATAATTTCGCGGTTAGCAGGCTTTTCGGTCGTTTCCCGGTGCATCGTGTTTTTGAACGCGACGAGCACCGTTCCATCGGCAGATGAGACGGGCTCTCCGTCAACGAGCCAAGCATGGACGGTGATTTTCGCTTCTTTGACGCGGTGGAGCACTTCGCCCCACTTGGCTCGTATCCTCGACGTGTCCTGGCTGTTCGCAGCGGCCAGAAACGGCTCCAGCTTCACAGCGGCGCGCATCATGCCTCCGCCGGAACCAAAAGCGCCGCCCCTGCTGGAAATGGCGCTCCGCTGCGCCCCGCCGCGGGCCGATGCGCCTCCTGATGGGGCAGGAGCTGCCTGGCCGCCTTGCACGGCAGTTCCGCTTTGGGCGAGCTGCTCCAGCTTCCGCTCCAGCGCATCCACCTGCTGCCGCAGCCGCTGCACTTCGCCGGAAGGCACTCCCGCCGCCGCGGAAGCCGCTGCCGCTTCCACCCGTGATGCCTCAACCGCTTCTCCGCTATCGGCGCATAACTTCATTAGCGCTACTTCAAACAGCGTCTGCGGCTGAAGGGCATGCTTCATCTCCGTCTGGTAACGGTTAAGCGTATCGATTAAGCGGAACAGCCTGTCGGCGCTAAACGCATCGGCCATGGCGCGGAAGCGCCCTTCATCCACTACGCGCTCAGTCATTGCGCCGCTGGACGGGGCAAGCTTGAGCACAAGCAAATCGCGAAAATAATAAATTAAGTTTTCCATACATTTGTCGGCACTTTTGCCGGCTTGCATCAGTTTCTCCACAAGCGGGAGCGCCTGGCCGACATTCCGGTCTTTGACCGCTTCCGCCAATTCATAAAACTGGTCCGCCGCAAGGCCGCCGGTTACTTCGACAGCACCCTCCAGCGTAATACGGCTGCCGCCAAAAGCAGAAACCTGCTCCAGCAGGCTGATCGCATCACGCATGCCCCCTTCGGACAAACGGGCGATATACTGAATGGCATCCTCATCGGCATCAATATGCTCATCCTCGCATATTTCAAGCAGGCGGGATGTTTGCTCAGGCAGCGAAACCTGCCGGAAGTCAAAGCGCTGGCAGCGGGAAATAATAGTTGCCGGAAGTTTGTGGGGCTCCGTCGTAGCCAATATAAAAATGACATGGCCCGGCGGCTCCTCCAGCGTCTTCAGCAGCGCGTTAAACGCTTCCGACGTGAGCATATGAACTTCATCTATTATATATACTTTATACCGAACTTCGGAAGGAGCATACCTGACCTTCTCCCGAATATCGCGGATTTCGTCAATCCCCCGGTTAGAAGCGGCATCTATTTCGATAACGTCCATCAGATGGCCGGCTGTAATTCCGCGGCAGGCATCGCATTCATTACACGGCTCTACAGCAGGGCCGTGCACGCAGTTGACAGCTTTGGCCATAATTTTGGCTGCAGTCGTCTTGCCCGTTCCTCTCGGACCGTTGAACAAATAAGCGTGCGCAATGCGCTGCTCCCGAATTGCGTTCTGCAACGTCTGAATAATATGCTGCTGGCCGACCATATCCTGAAACGTCTGCGGACGCCAGGCACGATATAATGCGATATGTGTCACGCGGACCGTTCCCCTCAACTCTTGTTATTGGCGGGCCTGAACCCTCATTGTTCTATTATACAATAGATAGGTATTGTTATAAAAACATTAGTTTCGAAATGAAACCGGCGTACAACAGCGGCATAAGCAATCACGGTGTAAAACAATAAAAAAACGTCTGGCAGCATCCCGATCATATGATCCCGGCGCTCCAAACGTTATCTTTGTGTGTACTCTTAATACCGTGCACCTGCTCTTGATTCAAGCGATCCAGGCGGCATCTTTGCACCCTAGCTCGAGTCAGGCACTCCCCCGGCACATGAACTAACTTGCTTACGGCTGCTTCCTTCCGGACCTGACCGGGTTCACAAGCGTCCATTGCGGAGGACCCGACTGTCAACACTATTCGCAAATGCCAGACCCTACATCGGCATGACCTCAAGCAGGAATTCAACCTCGCTACAGCGGATTGCGAGTTACAGGGCACCGCTACCTCCCCATCTAGCACGGCACAGATAAGTATAGCGGATTCAGGACGAATTCGCAACCAAAGGAAAGAAATAACCGGACAAGCCGTATTTTTACTTCTTGGCGGTTACATGCACATGATAGCGCGGCATGTTGAACTGCACGATCTTGTGCACCTTTTCCCCGAGCAAGCGGACGTTCTCGTCAGACATAGACGGGTCGGCTTTGACGTTCACATAAAGATCGGCGCCGTTGAAGTTTAATCCGAGATGCTTAATGCCTTGAACCGGCTCCAATACTTGACGGACCATTTTCCCGTCGCTTTTTATATTCAAATACGAAAAGCTATTGGGCAAATTCGGATTACTGTTCGAAAGCCCCAAATAGCCGTCATGCCCGTAATTGTTTGCATGCGGATGTGAAGCGTCTTTGCCGCAGCCGATTATGGATACAAGAAGCACCGCTGAAAAGCCCCACAGCAGGAAGCGCAGCTTCCAGCGGCTTCTCCGCTGCATTCGTTTGGTGTTAAACATATAAAAAACCTCCCTTTAACCATAGGATGGCTAAGGAAGGTTCTTGTATTCTGCCAATTGAAGGCAAAATATCGTTTGTAACTATTAGATGCCGTATTTCTTTTTGAAACGATCGACACGGCCGCCAACGTCCACAAATTTTTGCTTACCCGTAAAGAACGGATGGCAAGCGGAGCAAATTTCGACACGCAGGTCTTTTTTGATCGAACCTGTTTCGAAAGTGTTGCCGCAAGCGCAAGTAATCGTGGAAATGTGGTATGTCGGATGAATAGCTTCTTTCATCTCGTTCACCTCTTTCTGCCCTGAATCACATGCGGACCCAGAGTTCAAATAACACATAAACGGATTATAGCATGCCCTGCTCTGCAAATGCAATGACATAATCCATTGGAAAAACAGGGATTTGACGCCTGCAAACAGCGCCTGATTCGGTTATTTCCGGCCGGCTCCGGCCGCAAAGGACGGCGGCAAATGCGTAAACGAGCCAATAACAACATCCGGAAGCTCCTGGCGGTAAATGTCCAGCATTTGCTTCATGCCGTAAATTTCGCCCTGCGCTTTCGGAATAAGGGACAGATAGCTTTCCGGGTCAATGTTCAAGTTCCGCATTTGAATCATTCGCAGCCCGGTCCGCTTGGCAAAGCCAATCATCGCTTCAATCTCTTCTTCACGGTCGGTTACGCCCGGGAAGATCAAATAGTTGATCGATGTGTATACCCCTTTGTCTGTGGCATATTTCAGCGAACGCTCCACATTGGACAGGTTGTACGCTCTTGGCTTGTAATAGGCATTGTAATGCTCGTCAATCGCACTGATGGTGCTGACGCGCATCAGGTCCAGCCCGGCATCTACGATAGCGCGGATAAAATCGGTCAAACCCGCGTTCGTGTTAATGTTGATGAATCCCATATCCGTCTGGCTGCGGACACGGCGCATCGCTTCCACAATGATCTTCACCTGCGTAGACGGCTCGCCTTCGCAGCCTTGTCCAAAGCTGATAATGGCGTCCGGCGTCTGCAAATGCTCCAGCATAATTTCGGTCACTTCATCCACCGTCGGCTTAAAATTCATCCGCGTCTGCGGCGCCGGGAATCCGCTGTCGTCCG encodes the following:
- the dnaX gene encoding DNA polymerase III subunit gamma/tau, whose protein sequence is MTHIALYRAWRPQTFQDMVGQQHIIQTLQNAIREQRIAHAYLFNGPRGTGKTTAAKIMAKAVNCVHGPAVEPCNECDACRGITAGHLMDVIEIDAASNRGIDEIRDIREKVRYAPSEVRYKVYIIDEVHMLTSEAFNALLKTLEEPPGHVIFILATTEPHKLPATIISRCQRFDFRQVSLPEQTSRLLEICEDEHIDADEDAIQYIARLSEGGMRDAISLLEQVSAFGGSRITLEGAVEVTGGLAADQFYELAEAVKDRNVGQALPLVEKLMQAGKSADKCMENLIYYFRDLLVLKLAPSSGAMTERVVDEGRFRAMADAFSADRLFRLIDTLNRYQTEMKHALQPQTLFEVALMKLCADSGEAVEASRVEAAAASAAAGVPSGEVQRLRQQVDALERKLEQLAQSGTAVQGGQAAPAPSGGASARGGAQRSAISSRGGAFGSGGGMMRAAVKLEPFLAAANSQDTSRIRAKWGEVLHRVKEAKITVHAWLVDGEPVSSADGTVLVAFKNTMHRETTEKPANREIIERVMQEVLGAPYKLATTLMKEWHAAPSGAAKDQSGSGEPFQLQPEDPGGASEASRPPWVEEAVKLFGEDLVVIKDEH
- the rpmE gene encoding 50S ribosomal protein L31, which produces MKEAIHPTYHISTITCACGNTFETGSIKKDLRVEICSACHPFFTGKQKFVDVGGRVDRFKKKYGI
- a CDS encoding YbaB/EbfC family nucleoid-associated protein — encoded protein: MNNMNQMMKQVKKMQEQMLKAQEELGEKTVEGTAGGGVVLVTMNGHKKLINIEIKPEAVDPEDVEMLQDLVLTAVNDALTKADELANKDMSKYTGGMKIPGLF
- a CDS encoding radical SAM protein; this encodes MNLVYADENGNVFDHPDMIALGRSGDMIIELMDEELIPLPSGATLVGLPHTRPVGLNPDTGEMQVLPGNVQAVGALLPQGFTRLALPSYVKTDKNEKFPLFGYTSVVWKDGRFYVAAEQSDNPDKWDPLNCDRNEVRLQVERLLNKYPENRLYKHLSNCALGYECLTSSNTFLQRWEGGVPVSYSCNAGCFGCISEQPDDSGFPAPQTRMNFKPTVDEVTEIMLEHLQTPDAIISFGQGCEGEPSTQVKIIVEAMRRVRSQTDMGFININTNAGLTDFIRAIVDAGLDLMRVSTISAIDEHYNAYYKPRAYNLSNVERSLKYATDKGVYTSINYLIFPGVTDREEEIEAMIGFAKRTGLRMIQMRNLNIDPESYLSLIPKAQGEIYGMKQMLDIYRQELPDVVIGSFTHLPPSFAAGAGRK